AACACGATGCGGGTGTGGCCGAGTTCGGCGGCACCGCGGAGAAGCCGTACGTGGAGGTCTTCCTCTTCCTCGGCGGTGAGGATGTCGAGCGCCGAGAGGTACTGGCCGAGGAGCAGGGCGGGGCCGGTGGTGTCCGGTACGTCGGCCAACGAGGCGCGGTCGTCGCCGAGTTCACCGAGGACCTTGAGGAAGACGTCCGTCGGGATGATCTCGGGTTCGACGTCGAACTCGGTGAGCAACATGGGCTTCAGGCCCGGGACCAGGTCCAGGTGCAGCAGCCTGCGTACCCGCGAACCGACCAGCGGGTCGATCTTGTTGCGGGTCGGGCCGTAGCTCATCAGGCCGTCGGCGTAGACGTCCAGCGGGGCGCCGAAGAAGATCTGGGAGAGGCCGAGGGCCGGGTGGACCTGGATGGACTCGACGGCCAGTTCGATGTCGTCGTCGCCGAGGTTCCAGGCGAGCCGCAGATGACGCTCCCACAGGGGCACGTCGTCGCCGCGCGGGGACCAACCGCCGGGGTGGAACGGGGTGATGGTCTCGTTCCAGGAGATGACGTCGTCGAAGCGGCCGCGCAGCGGGGCGAAGCCGGGCATCTCGTCGACGGACGCGGAGACCTCGGGGTTCGCGGCGTTGTTCGAGACGAGCAGGATGCGCCGGTCGGCCGGGGCGAAGCAGTCCGCGTCGAGGGCCGCGGCGAGGGTGGCCGTGCCGTAGAGGGTCGAGGCGAAGAAGATCTGCGTCGTCACGCCGCGACCCCCGCAGGGGCCGAGCGGCGGCGCAGGCGGCGCAGCCGCGTCGCGCGCTGGGCATCCATGGAGTCGAGCGCCTCGTCCAGGATGTCCTGCGGCATGCGCCGAAGCGCCGCGGAACTCATGGCTTTCAATTTGCGCGCCACGGGGGGTTCGAACCTTTCGATGGAGCCCAGGTGGTGCGAGATGATGGCGCAATAGGTGCGCACGGCTTTCGGCAGCAGCCGGGCCGCGTCACGATCCTTTGCGGTCTCCTCGATCACCTGGTCGAACGCACGGATGAAGTCGAGTTGGCGGACATCACCGATCTGGGTCAGTGAAGACGCCACCCCGCGACGGTAGTACACGCCGAGCAGTCCCACTGCGGCGAAGCTCTCCGCTTCCCGGTGCAATTTCCAGATCCATGGCCGGTCCTCAGCGGTTCGCAGACCGTGCGTGAAATGCAGCACACCGGTGTCGATCAGACGGCGGTGGTAGATGCCTGCCCAGGCGTAGGCGTAGTCCACGGAGGTGGAGCGGTCGGCGGGCAGGATCACGTCACGCGGGTTGAGTGCCTGGTTGCGCTTGCCGACCGGCACACGGTGGATGCTGCGGGCCCGGGCGGTGCACTGCACATGGTCCGTACGGAGGAAGTCGACGTCCAACTTCTCGATGCTGCGCACGAGTTGGTCGTAGTAACCGGGTGCGAGCCAGTCGTCGCCGTCGAGGAAGGTGAGGTACTTACCGTTCGCCGCGTCGATGCCTGTGTTGCGGGCGGTGGCGAGGCCTCCGTTCTGTTCGTGTCTGAGGAGCCTGGCACCCGGAAGTTCGCGCTCGGCTTGCGCGAGGATGTCCGGGGTCTCGTCCCGCGAACAGTCGTCGACGAGAATGAACTCGAAGTCGTCGCGCGCATTGGCACGCAAGGACTTCAGAGTGTCGGGCGCGTATTGCTGCACGTTGTAGAACGGCACGATGACGGAGAGCTTAACCACGTACAGGACGTTAAGCCCCCGCGCCGCGCCTGTCTCGTACCTTGGTGAGATGTCTGGTGAACGACACGTGCCAGGTTGGTGAACCTGGGGATATTTTGAGCCTGATGAGGGCTGATTTTCGGCCCGTTGGTGGACTGTTAACCGTTTGTTGGGCCGAGATTCGGGCACGACTTCATATTGCTTCCTAATGTCTGAGGCGTGCCAGGAAGTACCTCCACCTCCCAGTCCTCTCTGCGGGTCGCCGTGCTCGCGGACTCCGATACCCGGTGGAAATGGGGAGCTCTCACCGCGAACCGGATCGTATCGGACAGTAGGCTCAGCGGCTTTCTTCTGCGCGGGCGGGCCACCCCGACTCCGCGTCAACTCCAGGAAGTTGGTGTCACCGCAGATTCACTCCGCGAGGTAACAGCGGTCGAGTTCCTCAGGGAGATGGAGCGCGAGGTCGAGGAGTACGACGTGATCGTGCTCGCCCTCGTCGGAGGTGCCGTCCAGGCGATGCTGCACGGGCTCGCCCGGGTGTGGCAGGACCGGCCGGAACGTCCGGTGGTCGTGACCGGTTATGTGGGTGTGGTCTACGAGAAGCTGGCCGACGGTCTGCTGCTGCGCCACGGCGCGGACCTCGTCCTGGCCAACTCCCGTCAGGACGCCGAGCGTTTCCGTGCGGTGTACGAGGGAGTGGGTGCCGACGCCTCCGGTGTCACGGAGACCGCGCTGCCCTTCCTCGGCGGGGCCGACTACGTCCCGAACGACCCGTACACCGTGGTCTTCGCGGCGCAGCCGTCCGTGCCCGAGAACCGCAAGGACCGCACCTATCTGCTCGAACGGCTCGTGCAGCACGCGAAGTTGCACCCTGAGCGCGAGGTGCTGCTCAAGCTGCGCAGCAGGCCCGGTGAGCACACGACGCACATCGAGGAACTCCCGTACCAGAAACTCGCACAGCGGATCGAAGGGGGACTTCCGTCCAACTTCCGCCTGGTGTACGGAAATATGGGTGAAGTTCTCGACCGCACCGACCTCCTGGTCACCGTGAGCTCCACCGCGGCGCTCGAGTCGCTGCACCGCCGGATCCCGACCGTGGTGCTGAGCGACCTGGGTGTGCGCGAGGCGCTCGGCAACCACCACTTCATCGGCTCCGGATGCCTGGCGTCGTGGGACGAGCTGGACGAGGGGCACCGGCCCGAGCCCGACACCACCTGGGTGGCCCGGCAGGGAGTGGCCGCCGAGGGCGGCTACGAGCGGGCCTTCGACGAGGCGCGGGCACGCGTCCGCAAGCTGCTCACGGCCGAGTCGCTGGCGCCGATCAGCCCGTATTACACCCTCACCACAGCGCCTGGTTATCTGCCGGGAATCCTCGCCAGGCACCACCTCGACCGGGACGGCTCCCCGCTGCCCGGCGCGCCCGGTGCCGA
This is a stretch of genomic DNA from Streptomyces sp. NA04227. It encodes these proteins:
- a CDS encoding polysialyltransferase family glycosyltransferase, whose product is MTTQIFFASTLYGTATLAAALDADCFAPADRRILLVSNNAANPEVSASVDEMPGFAPLRGRFDDVISWNETITPFHPGGWSPRGDDVPLWERHLRLAWNLGDDDIELAVESIQVHPALGLSQIFFGAPLDVYADGLMSYGPTRNKIDPLVGSRVRRLLHLDLVPGLKPMLLTEFDVEPEIIPTDVFLKVLGELGDDRASLADVPDTTGPALLLGQYLSALDILTAEEEEDLHVRLLRGAAELGHTRIVFKPHPSAPVRWSRSLEREAEELGVELTIFNSPVLAEVLYQRIRPALVAGCFSTALLTASTFYQLPVARLDTGKLLDRLSPYQNSNRVPATIVDALLPELTDKVAVKAQAPGMPVADLSQLILAVGFAMQSKIYPSLRPAAETYLARHLNAHTWRYFKRRRLTSLALPGAMPQQLAFIPRNATVRRVARRARSFKRAALG
- a CDS encoding glycosyltransferase family 2 protein, yielding MVKLSVIVPFYNVQQYAPDTLKSLRANARDDFEFILVDDCSRDETPDILAQAERELPGARLLRHEQNGGLATARNTGIDAANGKYLTFLDGDDWLAPGYYDQLVRSIEKLDVDFLRTDHVQCTARARSIHRVPVGKRNQALNPRDVILPADRSTSVDYAYAWAGIYHRRLIDTGVLHFTHGLRTAEDRPWIWKLHREAESFAAVGLLGVYYRRGVASSLTQIGDVRQLDFIRAFDQVIEETAKDRDAARLLPKAVRTYCAIISHHLGSIERFEPPVARKLKAMSSAALRRMPQDILDEALDSMDAQRATRLRRLRRRSAPAGVAA
- a CDS encoding DUF6716 putative glycosyltransferase; this encodes MRVAVLADSDTRWKWGALTANRIVSDSRLSGFLLRGRATPTPRQLQEVGVTADSLREVTAVEFLREMEREVEEYDVIVLALVGGAVQAMLHGLARVWQDRPERPVVVTGYVGVVYEKLADGLLLRHGADLVLANSRQDAERFRAVYEGVGADASGVTETALPFLGGADYVPNDPYTVVFAAQPSVPENRKDRTYLLERLVQHAKLHPEREVLLKLRSRPGEHTTHIEELPYQKLAQRIEGGLPSNFRLVYGNMGEVLDRTDLLVTVSSTAALESLHRRIPTVVLSDLGVREALGNHHFIGSGCLASWDELDEGHRPEPDTTWVARQGVAAEGGYERAFDEARARVRKLLTAESLAPISPYYTLTTAPGYLPGILARHHLDRDGSPLPGAPGADKEPGPVRQIVRRAARGAYRHGVQRVAPVIRRMGEL